The sequence ATATCAAGAGAATACTTATAATTGGCATTGGCATGAATTCCAAAACGCTGTGGCTACTCCAATGAAATGCCGTCGAGCAGGTACTCGAGCGCCGCGGCTTCATCGCCGAAAACGGGGACCCTGCGCGATTCTCGGGTGAGGCGCGTGGCTTGAAGCTTTCCGAGCGCCGTTCTCACAAGGATGGCGCTGCGAGCGAATCCAGTTAGCATGGTCACACCCGCCGCCTTGACTCTACGTTCCATGTCGGGATCGCCTGTCATGGGCGCGTCGCGGGAGTCGAGCAGGATGACGTAGTGCGAGCGTAGGGACGTGGCGACGAAGCGTTCGAAGAAGGCGACGGCGTCGGCGATGCCGCGGTCGTCGAGGGGCATGGTGGTGCGCTTCAAGCGGAAGAGGCGGCCGCCCGCTTCGCGCGTGGCGATGAAGTGGTCGCTTCGGAAGACTTCGCCCTCGCGCAACTTGCCTCGGCTGCTCGTCACGCGGGGGATTGTACATGGAAAAGGCGCGAGGGGAGCATGCAACAAAAGTGGTTGGCACCTGGGGGGATGCGTAACGCGGCAAACGCCCTCAAAAGTGGTTGGCACCTTGGCTGCACCTTGGGGGATGCGTAACGCGGCAAACCCCCTCAAAAGTGGTTGGCACCTGGGGGGATGCGTAACGCGGCAAACGCCCACAAAAGTGGTTGGCACCTGGGGATGCGTAACGCGGCAAACGCCCACAAAAGTGGTTGGCACCTTTGGGGGATGCGTAACGTGGCAAACGCCCTCAAAAGTGGTTGGCACCTGGGGATGCGTAACGCGGCAAACGCCCACAAAAGTGGTTGGCACCTTGTCCAGCCTACCCGCCCATCATCCGCGGCGCATGCCGCCACTCGACCACGTCGAACCCGGCTTCCATGACCCGCCGTGGAAACGGAATCATCTTGGCCAACTCCGTCCCTGCTGGAATGTCGATCCAACGCAAAGGTTGATCGACCCGAAACACCGCCGGCACCGCGTGAAACACATCCGTCCCCACGACACCTCGAAGCACGCTGTATCCTCGCCCTGGGATTCCCTCAATCAAAACCGAATGTTCCGCCGCCGTAGAAACGAGCGCAGGGGGCTTTACAAAGAAATACGGCTCACCGGGCTGATGTGGCGTCACGTACTTCGTAAAATACCACATTGCACCTCGATGCTGATTCACGAATTCCGCACCAAATACACTTTTCCATGCGTCGCACGTTTGCGACGCGAACTCACCGAGCGCCGTCTGATCGGGTTTCACTTCGGCGTGGTGTCCGTCGAAGTAGCACGAAAGCGATAGCGCATTTTTGAACGCCATGACATCCACATCGGATTCGCCATTTCCTGCGGAAGCGCGTTCTTCAATGCCCCGAGCCGTAAGAAACGCTTTGGCCATGTCCCGCTCGATGCACGATGGCCCCAAGGTCGCAAAACCACTCGATTGAGGTAGCGTGGGCTGCTCGGCACGGTCGACCATGAGCCGGTATTTTCGAGTCGAGCCGCGTTTCTTTTGCGCAAAGTACTTTTCATCGTAAAAGTCGACGTGCGCCCGTCCGAGCTTCTCCGCGTCGGCACGCGAAAGCCGATCGAATCGGACATTCGGGACGAGCGGCATCAGCGTCGCGATTTCACCATGAATCGAAAGCGGAAACGGCGCATCCGGATGAAAGGTCATCGTCACGACGAGCGGAGCGAATTCATTCGAATTGGCAATCCATCTTTCTTCGACATCGAATGCAAGGTTTCGCCGATTCCCTGCATGGCCGAGACGCAACCAATAACCCGGCCTCGGACGCACGAACAAGCCCGTGAAGAGCGAAATCCCACGACGCCCTGCGCGATGGGCAATCCCACCTGCAAATGCATCAGCCCACGCGCCTCGAGCATCGAAGAGTCCCTCGGAAAAGACGCGCGGCATCGAGCCACAAACGGCACGCGACAACATTTCGGGCAATGCGCCCAGCTTTACGCCCGCAAACGTCCGCGAAAACGTCAGGCGCTGCGTCAATTGAATCTGAAAACCGAATCGATTGCCATCGAGCAGCGGCAGGCACGCTCGAGCAGCGCGGAGCGGTAAAGACCCATCGAGCGTCGCATTGGGCTTGACGAGCGTGAATGCACCCCCGAGCACGTCGAGCACATCGAATGCAATCGATTCAGCTACATCCACCGCCGCCACCGCAACCGCCGCCGCCCCCACAACCTCCCCCGCCCCCGCAGCTCGACGACGAGCAGCTCGACGATGAACAGCTCGATGAACTGCTCTCCACCGGCGTTCGCGCTTGCCACCAGGCGTCGGTGCCCGCCCCTGTCGTATCAATGTCAATGTCCCCCAATGCAATATCGCGTTCGGCAGCGAGCGCCGGCCGTAGCCCCAGAAAAAGCGGCGCCGTCGCCAAAAGAACGCCACCTCCGACGGCGACGGCAAGCCCCACGTCCGCTGTGTCCCGGCGCCGTCCTCCTTGCACGTCATTTCGCAAGGAATACGTCGCATCATCGAGCCACGACAAATACGATGCCGTGAGCGTGCTCTTTTTACGCCCGACGTAGGCAATGACAATGCCAATTATCGTCGCAAAAATCATCACCGTTAGCAAATTTCCATAAGGCCGATGGATCTCCTGGAGCCATAGAATGCGGATGGACGCCACGACGACATTGAGCACGACGGGCGCGAGGCCGAACAACACATATCGATGCACTCGGCTTCGCGACCTCAGCAAACCAGCTTGTTCCAGCGCCTTTTTAATGCCGTCCTCGTGCAGCGTCACGAGCTCTTTGGCGGCGTCCGTGAGGGCTGACGCGGCAATGGGCATTTTTTGGCGCTTCAAGTATCCATGCAGCCCCGTCTGATATTCGCTCGACGGAGTCGCCTTGGGATCGATACGATAATGCGTAGGCTCCGCCCCGCGATTGGCTTCGGCCTTGAGCCATTTGTCACCAACGGCTTGCGTGACGAGCACATTGGCGGCCCCAGGGATGCCGCGGCGCAAATACGCCACGGCCACGAGGTCGTCGTTTTGGGGAACGACGCCCTTGACGAGCCTCGAGCCGCTCGATTGCGACTGCCAACCAGGCGCGCTGCGATAAGGTGAACCAGGTGTGCGAACCCAAAGGCCGGTTTCGGATGCCGATTCTGGAGCCTGGTCGATGAATCGGCTGACGAGCATTCGCCGAAGAATGGCGCCGCCAATGAGCGTGACGAGGACGAATGGCAAGTAAAAGCCCAGAAATGGGCCGCCCACTTCGATGTTGAACGGATAAAAATCGAAGAGCAAATGCATCATGTCACCCCTCCATGCGATCGACTTCGTCGATCATGCGCCAAAGCAAATCATTGAGGGCATCGAGCGCTTTGGGCGGATCCTTTCGCACGTCTTGCATCGGCGCGACGTCGACGTTCCAGACTTCGTGCGCTTTGGCCAGCACCGTTTTCAGCTCGTCGTTTGCAGCCGGCGTTTTTCGGAGCGCCAGGAGTGCAAACACAGGGCCGCGAATTTGCTTGATTTTTCGTTCGATGGCTCCGGCTACGTGACTTTCCGAACCGAGCGAATCGACGACGGCTCGACGCAATCGAATTTGCACTTCGCGCAGTTCTTGTTCGATTCGCACGCGTCTATGGGCATCGGAGATCTCGAGGTTCGCGAAGGCATCCTTGCCGGCGAGCAGCACGTGGCAGCTGCGAATGTCGTCGTAAAACAATGGAAATACATCGGCCGCTCGGTGGATTTCGTCTTCTTTCAGGATCATCGTTTCGAACTGGAGAGCGGTGCGGGCGATCGTGAGCGTATTGGCAATCGACAAGAGCACTTTGGGGCTTGGGTCTTTCAAGACCAGCACGAGGTCCACGTCGCTGCGACCTTCGACCCAGCCTCCGCGCGCGACGCTGCCGTACGCGAGCAGCGATACGAGGTTTTTGCCGAGTTGATTTTCCAAGGTTTTGGCCAGCTCGCCGAGTTTCATTTCCGCGGCTGCGGGTAACTTTTTCGTCATGATCGAGCCGACTTCCTTTCGTGAAAGAATACGCGAGCGTGCGGTCCAAAACCTTTGAACGCGAAGACTTTTGCACCACTTGCCATTTGGCGAACTCGAACGAATGGAGCGCTCCGCGGGCGCACCACTTTTGTAATTGGATCGCTATGAAATCGAGTTTCCAGCGACAAGAGGTCTCGTTCTGCGGCGATTGCAAGCGATTCGATGGCGGTTGCGCGACGGGCAATTTCGAGGGCATCGGCAATGGCTGCAAGGCGCGGCGGACGGGCTTTTTGCGCGACGACCTGATGCGCAATGTGCTCCACGTGCGCTCGAAATGGCGCCAGGTACGACAAGAGCGGCAATGCTTCGTCGACGCGTTTTCGGTGCAAAATGGCGCGCGATCGTTCGATGGCGTGGCGATCGAAGCGCTGATCGTCGGGCAGGTCGAGGTCGACCAGGAGCTTGGCAACATGGTTTTGCGCTCGTTCGAGCGCCGCGATTTCGGGAA is a genomic window of Polyangiaceae bacterium containing:
- a CDS encoding nucleotidyltransferase domain-containing protein, which encodes MTKKLPAAAEMKLGELAKTLENQLGKNLVSLLAYGSVARGGWVEGRSDVDLVLVLKDPSPKVLLSIANTLTIARTALQFETMILKEDEIHRAADVFPLFYDDIRSCHVLLAGKDAFANLEISDAHRRVRIEQELREVQIRLRRAVVDSLGSESHVAGAIERKIKQIRGPVFALLALRKTPAANDELKTVLAKAHEVWNVDVAPMQDVRKDPPKALDALNDLLWRMIDEVDRMEG
- a CDS encoding TIGR04222 domain-containing membrane protein → MMHLLFDFYPFNIEVGGPFLGFYLPFVLVTLIGGAILRRMLVSRFIDQAPESASETGLWVRTPGSPYRSAPGWQSQSSGSRLVKGVVPQNDDLVAVAYLRRGIPGAANVLVTQAVGDKWLKAEANRGAEPTHYRIDPKATPSSEYQTGLHGYLKRQKMPIAASALTDAAKELVTLHEDGIKKALEQAGLLRSRSRVHRYVLFGLAPVVLNVVVASIRILWLQEIHRPYGNLLTVMIFATIIGIVIAYVGRKKSTLTASYLSWLDDATYSLRNDVQGGRRRDTADVGLAVAVGGGVLLATAPLFLGLRPALAAERDIALGDIDIDTTGAGTDAWWQARTPVESSSSSCSSSSCSSSSCGGGGGCGGGGGCGGGGGCS